A genome region from Lactobacillus sp. ESL0791 includes the following:
- a CDS encoding YjjG family noncanonical pyrimidine nucleotidase has protein sequence MRYRQIIFDVDDTLIDFYATESFALRGLFAAHQWKLTTALQRKYHSYNQGLWRRLEQGEINYEQLSEMTFHNFIKDNLGLEVDGLKMMDEYRSYFGQAHKLLPGVKDTLQFAKKNNYQLAVLSNGEKHMQRQRLELAGIKDYFSLIITSEEAGHSKPDSQIFDYFFSQTDIGPFQTIFFGDGLKSDILGATRYGFDSIWYNHRHRVNDLHLHPLFEVDNYSQLVAIMKNNFNKF, from the coding sequence ATGCGTTATCGCCAAATAATTTTTGATGTTGATGATACTTTGATTGATTTTTATGCTACGGAAAGCTTTGCTTTGCGCGGCTTATTTGCAGCACACCAATGGAAGCTGACTACTGCTTTACAGCGCAAATATCATTCTTATAACCAGGGATTATGGCGAAGACTCGAACAGGGTGAAATTAATTATGAACAGTTGAGTGAGATGACATTTCATAATTTTATTAAAGATAATTTGGGGCTAGAGGTTGATGGCTTAAAAATGATGGATGAGTATCGCTCATATTTTGGTCAGGCACATAAATTGCTCCCGGGTGTAAAAGACACCCTGCAGTTTGCCAAGAAAAATAATTACCAATTAGCCGTTTTGAGCAATGGTGAAAAGCATATGCAAAGGCAACGTCTTGAATTGGCTGGAATTAAGGATTATTTTTCGCTAATTATTACTTCCGAGGAAGCTGGGCATTCAAAACCAGATTCACAGATTTTTGATTATTTTTTTAGTCAAACCGATATTGGTCCGTTTCAAACGATCTTTTTTGGCGATGGTTTAAAGTCAGATATTTTGGGGGCAACACGCTATGGCTTCGATAGTATTTGGTATAATCACCGTCACCGTGTAAATGATTTGCACTTACATCCGTTATTTGAGGTTGATAATTACTCGCAGCTTGTTGCAATTATGAAAAATAATTTTAATAAATTTTAA
- a CDS encoding aldo/keto reductase has product MTLNSLNDTYRLNNGVDIPVIGFGTWQTPDGEVARDSVLTAIKAGYRLIDTAAAYGNEQSVGEGIKKSGINRHDLFVTTKLWNTDHGYQNTKKAIDTSLSNLGLDYLDLYLIHWPSPTATRAHWAELNAESWQAMEEAVKAGKIRAIGVSNFRKKHLDELLKTAEIKPAVNQNYLNPSDMQTALTSYNDKLSILNEAYSPLGTGGLLQDHTVEKIAQAYGKSSAQLLIRWSLQHGFLPLPKSVHPDYIKANAEVFDFEISPADMKLLDGLHGVGKLAKDPDEANF; this is encoded by the coding sequence ATGACACTGAATTCTTTAAATGATACTTACCGGCTTAACAATGGAGTTGATATCCCGGTTATTGGTTTTGGAACATGGCAGACACCTGATGGTGAAGTTGCGCGCGATTCGGTTTTAACGGCGATTAAAGCAGGTTACCGTTTGATTGACACTGCTGCTGCTTACGGTAATGAACAAAGTGTAGGGGAGGGGATTAAGAAAAGCGGTATTAACCGGCATGATTTATTTGTAACGACTAAGTTATGGAATACAGATCACGGATATCAAAACACCAAAAAGGCAATTGATACAAGCCTTAGTAACCTTGGTCTTGATTATCTTGACTTGTACTTAATCCATTGGCCTAGTCCGACTGCGACACGTGCTCATTGGGCAGAACTAAACGCTGAGAGCTGGCAGGCAATGGAAGAAGCTGTTAAAGCTGGTAAAATTCGGGCAATTGGTGTTTCCAATTTTAGAAAAAAACATCTTGATGAATTATTAAAAACGGCTGAAATTAAACCGGCAGTCAATCAAAACTACTTGAATCCAAGTGATATGCAAACCGCTTTAACTTCCTACAATGATAAGCTGAGCATTCTTAATGAGGCGTACAGTCCATTGGGAACTGGCGGTTTGCTGCAGGATCATACTGTAGAAAAAATAGCACAAGCATACGGTAAAAGCTCGGCGCAGCTTTTAATTCGCTGGTCTTTGCAACATGGTTTTCTGCCATTACCTAAGTCAGTTCATCCGGATTATATCAAGGCTAATGCTGAAGTTTTTGACTTTGAAATTTCGCCTGCAGATATGAAACTGCTTGATGGCTTGCATGGTGTAGGCAAACTAGCCAAGGATCCTGATGAGGCTAATTTCTAA
- the proC gene encoding pyrroline-5-carboxylate reductase yields MKIGFIGTGKIGTSIIKGLLQAQIASKDIYVLNSGHESAKMTAQKYNLTFVNNYADFNGCAVVIVAVGGPATTKILLALGQKYQGIMLSTGGGDLTEINQKTSASVHFAQIVPNTPVQVGEGITAISFIPNEKPEVIKQVKTIFSKMGDVYVVPEEMLGIYGTIAGCTPAYVDLMIEALSDAAVQNGVKRAESYQIIEQMLLGTAELALTNKKLPEELKDEVTTPGGSTIRGVTKLEEAGFRNALIQAVNASAN; encoded by the coding sequence ATGAAAATTGGTTTTATTGGGACGGGCAAAATTGGGACGTCCATAATTAAAGGTCTTTTACAGGCTCAAATTGCCAGTAAAGATATTTATGTATTGAATAGTGGCCATGAATCTGCAAAAATGACTGCACAAAAATATAATTTAACGTTTGTAAACAATTATGCTGATTTTAATGGTTGTGCCGTTGTAATTGTTGCTGTTGGTGGTCCCGCTACAACTAAAATCTTGCTAGCGTTAGGACAAAAGTATCAGGGAATCATGCTGTCAACTGGCGGCGGTGACCTTACGGAAATTAATCAAAAGACATCTGCGAGTGTGCATTTTGCACAAATTGTTCCGAATACACCGGTGCAAGTGGGTGAAGGAATTACCGCGATTAGTTTTATTCCAAATGAAAAACCGGAAGTAATTAAACAAGTTAAGACGATTTTTTCTAAAATGGGTGATGTTTACGTTGTTCCTGAGGAAATGCTCGGAATCTATGGAACGATAGCTGGCTGTACACCAGCTTATGTTGATTTAATGATTGAAGCACTCAGCGATGCAGCGGTTCAGAATGGTGTTAAGCGTGCGGAATCGTACCAGATAATTGAACAGATGCTATTAGGAACAGCTGAATTGGCATTAACTAATAAAAAGTTGCCTGAAGAATTAAAAGATGAGGTGACTACTCCTGGTGGATCAACAATCAGGGGTGTTACTAAGCTTGAAGAAGCGGGTTTTAGAAATGCTTTGATTCAAGCTGTTAATGCATCAGCTAATTAA
- a CDS encoding PTS glucose transporter subunit IIABC: MANNNKASLLAPANGQVVALSSINDPVFSKGTMGQGFGLIPSSGEIVAPVTGKIVTIAATKHAIGLKTNEGLEVLVHMGIDTVELKGKPFAINIKNGDTVTAGQRIAVMDLDMVKQSKLDPTIITVITNSNDKIAGVDVTEGETKAGNSVATAYLKAANSEKTSAKKLSNPDLAAFIIKNVGGKENIKNVIHCITRLRFYLKDEAKADDDVLKNQRGILDVMHASGQYQVVIGDGVANLYDELIKQLPELDETAASQEGNQNTGKNPFTRALNNLIGFITGSMSPVIGVIAASGIIKGILALLTLPQLGSLLNVNSVPYITVSAMADSAFYFLPIWVGFSAAKRLGSDPIIAAVIGGVITMPQLIAWGKAGKVMFNLAGLNFQFLNYTYSIFPMILAAWLAFKLEKWLKKVLPTYLQMIFVPLITVLVVSTITLVITGPIIQGIANGIAVFINWLVSVSGWLGGFIIGGLYQVLVIFGFHWGVVPLVAQQIASTGQSAINAIICSTMISQGAAVLAVAIKSKKADIKELGFAAMISAFCGVTEPAIYGVNLRYKKVFISGSIGAAFGGLITGLMHGTMFGFTGGLIGFSSFFNPKNPSDLSSFYAFLLASAVAIVVAFVITWFWGYDDKMTMGNKVEKAKRPGTI; encoded by the coding sequence ATGGCAAACAATAATAAGGCTTCTCTTTTGGCTCCTGCTAACGGTCAAGTTGTTGCCCTAAGCAGCATTAATGATCCCGTTTTCAGCAAAGGAACAATGGGCCAGGGGTTCGGTTTAATACCTTCAAGTGGTGAAATTGTAGCACCAGTTACCGGTAAAATCGTGACTATTGCTGCAACAAAGCATGCAATTGGACTTAAAACTAACGAAGGGCTTGAGGTATTAGTTCATATGGGAATTGATACCGTTGAACTTAAAGGTAAGCCATTTGCAATTAACATAAAAAATGGTGATACCGTCACAGCAGGTCAACGAATTGCAGTGATGGATCTTGATATGGTTAAGCAATCCAAGCTGGATCCAACGATTATTACCGTTATTACCAATTCAAATGACAAAATTGCCGGAGTAGATGTGACTGAAGGTGAGACTAAGGCGGGAAACTCTGTCGCCACTGCTTATCTTAAGGCTGCTAATTCGGAAAAGACTTCAGCTAAAAAATTATCTAATCCTGATTTAGCTGCTTTTATCATCAAAAATGTGGGCGGCAAAGAAAATATTAAAAATGTGATTCACTGTATAACGCGGCTGCGTTTTTACTTAAAAGACGAAGCTAAAGCTGATGATGACGTATTGAAAAATCAGCGTGGTATCCTTGACGTAATGCATGCTTCCGGTCAATATCAAGTTGTTATTGGCGATGGGGTAGCTAATTTATATGACGAACTGATTAAGCAACTTCCTGAATTAGATGAGACGGCCGCAAGCCAAGAAGGCAATCAAAATACTGGTAAAAATCCTTTTACAAGAGCACTAAATAACCTGATCGGTTTTATAACCGGTTCAATGAGTCCAGTCATCGGTGTCATTGCGGCATCGGGAATTATCAAGGGCATCCTTGCTTTGCTCACTCTGCCGCAGCTTGGTTCCTTGCTTAATGTTAACAGTGTTCCATATATTACAGTTAGTGCGATGGCAGATTCAGCATTTTACTTCCTGCCTATCTGGGTTGGCTTCAGTGCCGCTAAACGTCTCGGCAGTGACCCAATTATTGCCGCTGTCATCGGCGGTGTCATTACTATGCCCCAGCTAATTGCCTGGGGTAAAGCTGGCAAGGTAATGTTCAACTTGGCTGGACTAAATTTTCAGTTTTTGAACTATACCTATTCAATCTTTCCAATGATTTTGGCAGCTTGGTTGGCCTTTAAGTTGGAAAAATGGTTAAAGAAAGTTTTACCAACCTATCTACAAATGATTTTTGTTCCGTTAATCACCGTCTTGGTAGTTTCAACGATCACATTAGTCATCACAGGACCAATTATTCAAGGAATTGCCAACGGAATTGCTGTCTTCATTAACTGGCTGGTTTCTGTCTCAGGTTGGCTTGGCGGTTTCATCATCGGCGGCCTTTACCAAGTTTTGGTTATCTTTGGCTTTCACTGGGGTGTGGTTCCGTTGGTTGCCCAGCAAATTGCAAGTACGGGGCAAAGTGCAATTAACGCAATTATCTGTTCAACAATGATTTCTCAAGGTGCGGCCGTTTTGGCTGTTGCAATCAAATCAAAAAAGGCAGATATTAAAGAATTAGGTTTTGCCGCAATGATCAGTGCCTTCTGTGGGGTAACCGAGCCCGCTATTTATGGTGTTAATCTAAGATATAAGAAGGTCTTCATATCTGGTTCAATCGGTGCTGCTTTTGGCGGCCTAATTACTGGATTAATGCACGGAACCATGTTTGGCTTCACAGGTGGTTTGATCGGCTTTTCAAGTTTCTTCAATCCTAAGAATCCTAGTGATCTTAGTAGCTTCTATGCATTCCTACTTGCTAGTGCAGTTGCAATTGTTGTTGCCTTTGTTATTACCTGGTTCTGGGGTTATGATGATAAAATGACGATGGGCAATAAAGTAGAAAAAGCAAAGCGCCCAGGAACGATTTAA
- the treR gene encoding trehalose operon repressor, with amino-acid sequence MESKSDLIAQDITAKIRHQQFKINSFLPSESELTILYGTSRETVRKALDQLNSLGVIQKIRGKGSMVLNLEKYSFPVSGISSFAELSQAMGMRTETIVLTLKKMKSLPALFQEKFPEEKEQKGIYIERLRIINGKAEILDCDFLFTPPITELPLEAAQTSIYSYLENKKGLEVSYATKAITVEKIGKQLQNKLGIEGNSAVLVASHNFLSDATLFQLTLSYHDPQKFKFVDFARRQRIKP; translated from the coding sequence ATGGAATCTAAATCTGATCTGATTGCACAAGATATTACTGCTAAAATTAGACATCAACAGTTTAAGATTAATTCATTTTTGCCAAGCGAAAGTGAGCTGACTATTTTGTATGGGACTTCACGTGAAACGGTTAGAAAAGCATTAGACCAGCTCAATTCTTTAGGCGTAATTCAAAAAATTCGCGGCAAAGGTTCAATGGTGTTAAATCTGGAAAAATATTCTTTTCCCGTTTCAGGAATTTCAAGCTTTGCTGAGCTAAGTCAAGCAATGGGAATGAGAACCGAAACTATTGTTTTAACTTTGAAAAAAATGAAGTCCTTACCAGCACTTTTTCAAGAGAAATTTCCTGAAGAAAAAGAGCAAAAGGGAATTTATATTGAACGTTTACGAATAATTAATGGGAAAGCAGAAATTCTTGATTGTGATTTCTTATTTACACCACCGATTACTGAATTACCGCTTGAAGCCGCGCAGACTTCAATTTATAGTTATCTCGAAAATAAAAAGGGCTTAGAAGTTTCATATGCTACAAAAGCAATTACGGTTGAGAAGATTGGCAAGCAATTGCAAAATAAACTCGGCATAGAAGGTAATTCAGCAGTTTTGGTAGCTAGCCATAATTTTTTGAGCGATGCAACTTTGTTTCAGCTTACTTTGTCCTATCATGATCCGCAAAAATTTAAATTTGTGGATTTTGCTCGTAGACAGAGAATCAAACCCTAA
- the treC gene encoding alpha,alpha-phosphotrehalase, giving the protein MVNLGKKVIYQIYPKSFYDSNNDGIGDIQGIIQKIDYIKKLNVDMIWFNPFFVSPQNDNGYDIANYYQIDPLFGTMADFDELVSKLKEINVGVMLDMVFNHCSTSNEWFQRALAGDEKYRKFFYLRKAKPDGSLPTNWQSKFGGPAWAKFGDTDYYYLHLYDPSQADLNWHNPEVRQEVYKVVNFWRAKGVRGFRFDVINVIGKADKLVDSTDPVQEKSLYTDTPIVHQYLKELNAASFGKDFDSITVGEMSSTTIKNSIKYSKPSEHELSMVFNFHHLKVDYKNGEKWSKMPFDFMKLKNLFADWQEKMDQGGGWNALFWNNHDQPMALNRFGDPGKYRIKSAEMLATAIHLMRGTPYIYMGEEIGMIDPDYSSINNYVDVESLNAFNKLKKQGMSDEGALAIVKAKSRDNSRTPMHWDSDQYAGFSKVKPWLMPRKQMQINVCKELTQGEIFNYYQKLIRIRKHEDLISDGHIKMFLKNDPQILAYERFNLDSTSKILVFTNFYGQEHKIQIPTAYVDQPYSILISNYQRVAGNLQPSLIFKPYEALAIKLKP; this is encoded by the coding sequence ATGGTTAATTTAGGCAAAAAAGTAATTTATCAAATTTATCCTAAATCTTTTTATGATTCTAACAATGACGGTATTGGAGATATTCAGGGAATTATTCAAAAAATTGATTATATAAAAAAACTCAATGTTGATATGATTTGGTTTAATCCTTTTTTTGTTTCACCACAGAATGATAATGGCTACGATATTGCTAATTATTATCAAATTGATCCGCTTTTTGGTACAATGGCAGATTTTGATGAGCTAGTTTCCAAATTGAAGGAAATTAATGTTGGTGTGATGCTTGATATGGTTTTCAATCATTGTTCAACTAGCAATGAATGGTTTCAAAGGGCTTTAGCTGGCGATGAAAAATACCGTAAATTTTTTTATTTACGTAAAGCAAAGCCTGATGGCAGCTTGCCGACTAATTGGCAAAGTAAGTTTGGGGGCCCAGCTTGGGCAAAATTTGGTGATACTGATTATTATTACCTGCATCTTTACGATCCCAGTCAAGCAGATCTTAATTGGCATAATCCAGAAGTCAGACAAGAAGTTTATAAAGTAGTTAATTTTTGGCGAGCTAAAGGAGTTCGGGGCTTTAGGTTTGACGTGATTAACGTTATTGGCAAAGCTGACAAGTTAGTTGATTCAACCGATCCAGTGCAAGAAAAGAGTTTGTATACTGATACGCCAATCGTTCATCAGTATTTAAAAGAATTAAATGCGGCAAGTTTTGGAAAGGATTTTGATAGTATAACTGTTGGCGAGATGTCATCTACCACGATTAAAAATTCAATTAAATACTCCAAACCTAGTGAACATGAATTATCAATGGTTTTTAATTTTCATCATTTAAAAGTTGATTATAAAAATGGTGAAAAATGGTCTAAGATGCCGTTTGATTTTATGAAATTAAAAAATTTGTTTGCTGATTGGCAAGAAAAAATGGATCAAGGTGGCGGCTGGAATGCACTCTTTTGGAATAATCATGATCAGCCTATGGCTCTCAACCGCTTTGGTGATCCTGGTAAGTACCGTATAAAATCTGCTGAAATGCTTGCTACTGCAATTCATTTAATGCGTGGTACACCATATATTTATATGGGTGAAGAAATTGGAATGATTGATCCTGATTATTCTTCAATTAATAATTATGTTGATGTAGAAAGCTTAAATGCTTTTAATAAACTGAAAAAACAAGGAATGTCGGATGAAGGGGCTTTGGCAATTGTTAAAGCCAAGTCGCGTGATAATTCGCGAACGCCAATGCATTGGGACTCTGACCAATATGCGGGTTTTAGCAAAGTAAAGCCGTGGCTGATGCCGAGAAAGCAGATGCAAATCAATGTCTGTAAAGAGCTAACCCAAGGAGAAATTTTTAATTACTATCAAAAATTGATTAGGATCCGAAAACATGAGGATTTGATTTCTGATGGGCATATCAAAATGTTTTTAAAAAATGATCCACAAATTTTGGCTTATGAGCGATTTAATCTTGATAGTACTAGTAAAATATTAGTTTTTACTAATTTTTATGGTCAAGAACATAAGATCCAAATACCAACTGCTTATGTGGATCAGCCGTATTCCATCTTGATTAGCAATTACCAAAGAGTAGCAGGTAATTTGCAACCTTCATTAATTTTTAAGCCATATGAAGCTCTTGCTATAAAGCTAAAGCCATAA
- a CDS encoding D-2-hydroxyacid dehydrogenase: MTKIFAYAIRKDEEPYVHEWENAHKDIDVEFTDKLLTPETAALAKGADGVVTYQQLDYKADTIQALADLGIKNWSLRNVGIDNIDLKKAKSLGFKLTNVPVYSPDAIAEHAAVQAARVLRQDKRMDEKIARHDFRWAPTIGREVRDQVVGVIGTGHIGQVFMRIMEGFGAKVIAYDIYKNPELEKKGYYVDSLDDIYKQADVISLHVPDTPENVHMINDESIKKMKDGVVIINVSRGPLVDTDAVIRGLDSGKIFGFVMDTYENEVGIFNSDYSNKELPDKRLADLIARPNVLVTPHTAFYTTHAVRNMVVKAFDNNLKLIKGEKPDTPVDLDKEF, from the coding sequence ATGACTAAAATTTTTGCATATGCGATTCGAAAAGATGAAGAACCATACGTACACGAATGGGAAAATGCTCATAAAGACATTGATGTAGAATTTACTGATAAGCTTCTAACTCCCGAAACAGCTGCTTTAGCTAAAGGCGCTGACGGCGTTGTAACCTATCAGCAATTAGACTATAAAGCCGATACAATTCAAGCCTTAGCCGATCTTGGCATTAAGAATTGGTCTTTACGTAACGTTGGTATTGACAATATTGACTTAAAGAAAGCTAAGTCTTTAGGCTTCAAGTTAACCAATGTTCCAGTTTATTCACCTGATGCTATTGCTGAACATGCAGCTGTTCAAGCAGCACGTGTTTTGCGTCAGGATAAGCGAATGGATGAAAAAATTGCACGACATGACTTTCGTTGGGCACCAACAATCGGTCGTGAAGTACGTGATCAAGTAGTCGGTGTTATCGGCACCGGTCATATCGGTCAAGTATTCATGAGGATAATGGAAGGCTTTGGCGCTAAAGTCATTGCTTATGATATTTACAAAAACCCAGAACTCGAAAAGAAAGGCTATTACGTTGACAGTCTTGATGACATTTACAAGCAAGCTGATGTAATTTCATTGCATGTTCCAGATACGCCAGAAAATGTTCATATGATTAATGACGAGTCAATCAAGAAAATGAAAGACGGTGTTGTGATCATTAATGTTTCTCGTGGTCCGTTAGTTGACACTGATGCTGTCATTCGTGGCCTTGATTCTGGTAAAATATTCGGCTTTGTTATGGATACTTATGAAAATGAAGTTGGTATCTTTAACAGCGATTATAGTAATAAAGAGTTGCCAGACAAACGTTTAGCTGATTTAATCGCACGGCCAAATGTTCTCGTAACTCCGCATACAGCATTTTACACAACTCACGCAGTTCGCAACATGGTTGTTAAAGCATTTGACAATAACTTAAAGTTAATCAAAGGTGAAAAACCTGATACACCAGTTGACTTAGACAAAGAATTTTAG
- a CDS encoding fructosamine kinase family protein, translating to MQMKNFIQRLPIKNVTDCKIIHGGDTNKTYKIIAAKQKYFLKVQPYADAGYFDHEKKGLVEISRAGANTLKPLASGQIDNMAYLLLNWLEKSVGSQADLGRMVAKLHQRHNNSFGFGDYYRTRILLKDNRWRTSWINFYVEQRLLPEVNYAKKVGRWNDWREHHFEQMVTAFTTYYADKVIVPSLCHGDLWFGNVMFAAGKPYLIDPDAVYGDREFDLAMTTVFGGFNDDFYAAYNEVYPLVPGVEERLNWYRFYYLCMHLNLFGEIYGNAVDDILRQY from the coding sequence ATGCAAATGAAAAATTTCATTCAAAGATTACCGATAAAAAATGTTACTGATTGTAAAATAATTCACGGAGGTGACACGAATAAAACTTATAAAATTATCGCTGCTAAGCAAAAATATTTTTTGAAGGTTCAACCATATGCAGATGCTGGTTACTTTGATCATGAGAAAAAAGGTTTGGTAGAAATTTCCCGGGCCGGTGCGAATACACTAAAGCCACTTGCAAGCGGACAGATTGATAATATGGCTTATTTGCTACTGAATTGGCTGGAAAAAAGTGTGGGCAGTCAAGCTGATTTAGGCAGAATGGTTGCTAAACTTCATCAAAGACACAATAATAGTTTCGGGTTTGGCGATTATTATCGAACTAGAATCTTGCTTAAAGATAATCGCTGGCGAACAAGTTGGATTAATTTTTATGTTGAACAACGGCTTCTTCCGGAGGTTAATTATGCTAAGAAAGTTGGTCGTTGGAATGATTGGCGTGAACATCATTTTGAACAGATGGTGACGGCTTTTACAACTTATTATGCAGATAAAGTGATCGTACCAAGTCTGTGTCATGGTGATCTTTGGTTTGGCAATGTAATGTTTGCAGCCGGTAAGCCTTACTTAATTGATCCCGATGCAGTTTATGGTGATCGGGAATTCGATCTGGCAATGACCACCGTTTTTGGCGGCTTCAATGATGATTTTTATGCGGCTTATAACGAGGTTTACCCACTTGTACCAGGTGTGGAAGAGCGATTAAACTGGTATCGTTTTTATTATTTGTGCATGCACCTGAATTTGTTTGGCGAAATATATGGTAATGCAGTAGATGATATTTTGCGGCAGTATTAA
- a CDS encoding exodeoxyribonuclease III, whose protein sequence is MILISWNIDSLNAALTGTSARAEETRKVLEKIHTERPDIIAIQETKLRATGPTKKHQEVLAEEFPEYHYVWRSSEEPARKGYAGTMYLYKKELAPQVTYPQIGAPGTMDEEGRIITLEFPKCFVTQVYTPNSGNGLKRLSERQVWDQKYLEYLKQLDQQKPVLASGDYNCAHTPIDLKHPDNNHHSAGFTDEERAGFTNLLNAGFTDTFREINGNVEGVYSWWAQRVRTAKANNSGWRIDYWLTSNRIADKVKRSEMLDTGARADHCPILLEIAL, encoded by the coding sequence ATGATCTTAATTTCATGGAATATTGATTCGTTAAACGCGGCATTAACGGGCACTTCTGCGCGAGCAGAGGAAACGCGAAAAGTATTAGAAAAAATACACACTGAGCGTCCAGACATTATTGCAATTCAAGAAACTAAACTGCGTGCCACAGGACCAACTAAAAAGCACCAAGAAGTCTTGGCGGAAGAATTTCCTGAGTATCATTATGTTTGGCGCTCATCGGAAGAGCCGGCACGCAAGGGGTACGCCGGGACAATGTACCTGTATAAAAAAGAATTGGCACCGCAGGTGACATACCCCCAAATTGGCGCACCAGGCACAATGGATGAAGAGGGCAGAATTATTACTCTAGAGTTTCCTAAATGTTTTGTTACTCAAGTTTATACGCCAAATTCTGGTAACGGGTTGAAGCGTCTTTCTGAACGTCAGGTATGGGACCAAAAATATTTGGAATACCTAAAACAGCTGGATCAACAAAAACCGGTTTTAGCCAGTGGAGACTATAACTGTGCCCATACACCGATCGATCTTAAGCATCCCGATAATAACCATCATTCTGCCGGCTTTACTGATGAAGAACGGGCCGGGTTTACTAACTTGTTAAATGCCGGTTTTACAGATACTTTTAGGGAAATTAACGGTAACGTTGAGGGCGTGTATTCTTGGTGGGCCCAGCGTGTGCGCACGGCAAAAGCAAATAATTCTGGCTGGAGAATTGATTATTGGCTCACCAGCAACCGGATTGCCGATAAGGTGAAACGCTCGGAGATGCTGGATACTGGTGCCCGTGCTGATCACTGTCCGATTTTATTAGAAATTGCTTTATAG